The Thermotoga caldifontis AZM44c09 genomic interval TTTTTGAGTGTAACTATCCTTTCTCTCAACTCCTCGCTCTTCATGTCCCTGGGAGTTTTCCCACTTCTCAAAATGGATTCGATGTCCTGCTTCAAATCGAGTTCCACCTTTGAAAAACTCACATCGAACCTCAAAAAGCCGTCCTTATCGACCCTGTACATCCGTCCATCGTACATGAACCACCTGTCGTTCTCCTTGACCACACGGCGTGCAGTGATGATTTCTTCCTCAGAGGGCTCGTTCCTGAACAGCACGACGTTCTCAAGTATTCCATTTTGCCTGTCGTATTTCTTCACGTAAAAATATTGGTTCTCGTCGACTTTGGTGAGCACGTTCTCGCTGATGAAGACTTCAGGTTTTCTGTAGACGTATTTGGAGAGCACCTGGTCAGCCTTCTGATTGAAAACGGGAACGATCCTGTCGTTGAGCAGATACGCGACGAGGCTGAGAACAACACCGAGCAACAGGAATGGAACGATCAGCACCTTCAAAGAGATCCCGTGCACCTGCATGGCCATGAGTTCGCGATCGTTCGACAATTTTGACAGTACCCAGAACACAGCAAGAAGGATTCCCACCGGTACACCGAGCGCCGTGAAATAGGGAAGATAGTAGTACAGGATTCTCAGCAGAACGAAGAAACTCACTCTGTGCCTGACGATCAGATCGGAAAGCTGGTAGAGGATTTCTACGCTGACGAAGATTATGAACCCACCGAGTCCAATCAACACGGGGCCTAAGGAGAGCCTGAACAGATATTTAATCAGAATCGTCAAACAGAACACCTTCCCTGCCTTTTAGCGGCCTCATCCGATCTTTGAAGCACTTGTAGTTTTCTCCCGAGGCAGCGTACAGCACAGCTTCAACGACGTTCGTACAGAGACCTGCTATCTCTTCGAGCTCGTGCGCAATCTCCAGAAGCCACAGGATACGTTCCAGCTGTTCGGGTTTTTCATTCAACAGGTTGATGAACTCCGACCTCACGTCCTGAAAGAACTCGTCTATTTCATCATCTTTCGTGCATATCTCGAAAGCGGCTTCCGATCGCATATCGGCCATAACGCCGAGTGTTTCCCTGAGGAGTCCTGCCACATTCTTGGCCATTCTGATGATCTTAGGATCAACGTTCGCAGACTGCTCCCTGTAGAAAGAGAGCAGGATCTGGGCAATTCTGCGCGTTCTGTCCCCTATCTTCTCTATGATGTTCGCCACCTCAACCGAACTGATGAGGAATCTGAGGTTGAAACCCGTGGGAGCATGTGTACC includes:
- a CDS encoding phosphate signaling complex PhoU family protein, with product MKWLLDQKIERFKNALMKMGWFAEKMMIRVIESMENRQVATAKQVVEDDDVLDEMEVELRQEAAVILGTHAPTGFNLRFLISSVEVANIIEKIGDRTRRIAQILLSFYREQSANVDPKIIRMAKNVAGLLRETLGVMADMRSEAAFEICTKDDEIDEFFQDVRSEFINLLNEKPEQLERILWLLEIAHELEEIAGLCTNVVEAVLYAASGENYKCFKDRMRPLKGREGVLFDDSD